A stretch of Synechococcus sp. WH 8020 DNA encodes these proteins:
- a CDS encoding NAD(P)H-quinone oxidoreductase subunit F, translated as MISAATLPLQTAWLIPLYGFSGMLISLPWALGVFRRDSHRPAAYLNIILTLLAFVHGSLVLREVMAAGPTLLTFPWLSVADLNLEISFSLSLTNVSALELITGLSFFSQLYSLGYLDKEWALARFFALLGFFEGAMSGVVLSDSLFQSYFLLEMLTLSTYLLVGFWYSQPLVVTAARDAFLTKRVGDVMLLMGMVALATWSGVTSFDDLYAWSAADTISPLAATLLGLGLIAGPTGKCAQFPMHLWLDEAMEGPNPASILRNSVVVTCGAIVLLKVMPLLQNAPVTLVVLQVIGTISAIGGSLVSIAQVDIKRTLSYSTTAYLGLVFIAISLQVPVLALLLLFAHAVSKALLSMSVGGVIASTNCQDITELGGLGGRMPATTGSYLVGSAGLVGLLPLGGFLCLAQAVELVGARSVIFVPVFLLTNALTALNLTRVYRQVFLGRSLTKTRRAAEVNWQMAFPMVSLAVIVVLTPLLLIRLESLDGLLAFPLWAAAVVVGSGLIGLLVGAFIPLNKAWSRSLNPVLRWFQDLLENDFYTERFYRLTIVNVVALFSKLAYSFDRNVVDGLLHGLARFSLQSAEGLKLSISGRSQSYLLTVIAAIVLLLSSLSWWLN; from the coding sequence TTGATCTCAGCTGCAACGCTGCCACTGCAAACCGCCTGGTTAATCCCGCTCTACGGGTTTTCCGGGATGTTGATCTCACTGCCTTGGGCTTTGGGGGTATTCCGGAGGGATTCCCATCGCCCTGCGGCCTATCTCAACATCATCCTCACCCTGCTGGCTTTCGTGCATGGAAGCCTGGTTTTGCGCGAGGTGATGGCCGCTGGACCCACTCTTCTGACGTTCCCTTGGCTGAGTGTGGCTGATCTCAATCTAGAGATCAGCTTCAGTCTTTCTCTCACCAACGTGTCTGCTCTTGAGCTGATTACGGGTTTGAGTTTTTTCTCTCAGTTGTATTCCCTCGGCTATCTCGATAAGGAGTGGGCCTTAGCCAGGTTCTTTGCATTGCTTGGGTTTTTCGAAGGAGCGATGTCGGGGGTTGTTTTGAGTGACTCCCTGTTCCAGAGCTATTTCCTGTTGGAAATGCTCACGCTTTCGACCTACCTCCTTGTGGGATTTTGGTACTCCCAGCCTCTTGTCGTTACTGCGGCAAGAGATGCATTCCTCACCAAGCGCGTTGGCGATGTGATGCTTTTGATGGGAATGGTGGCCTTAGCCACCTGGTCAGGCGTGACCAGCTTTGACGACCTCTATGCCTGGTCTGCTGCAGACACAATCAGCCCACTGGCGGCGACGTTGCTCGGACTCGGCCTGATTGCTGGACCTACGGGTAAGTGCGCCCAGTTCCCGATGCATCTCTGGCTTGATGAAGCCATGGAAGGTCCTAACCCAGCTTCCATTCTTCGCAACTCTGTGGTTGTGACCTGTGGTGCCATTGTTTTACTCAAGGTGATGCCTCTTCTGCAGAACGCGCCAGTCACGCTCGTTGTTCTCCAGGTGATTGGAACGATCAGTGCGATTGGGGGGTCTCTGGTTTCGATCGCTCAGGTGGATATCAAACGCACCCTGTCCTATTCCACGACTGCCTATTTAGGACTTGTCTTTATTGCTATTTCCCTGCAGGTGCCCGTTCTGGCTCTGCTGCTTCTGTTCGCCCACGCTGTTTCGAAGGCACTGCTTTCGATGAGTGTGGGTGGCGTGATTGCTTCCACCAATTGTCAGGACATCACTGAGCTTGGTGGTCTTGGTGGGAGAATGCCTGCCACAACAGGTTCTTATTTGGTGGGGAGTGCTGGGCTTGTGGGACTTCTCCCCCTAGGAGGATTCCTTTGCCTAGCTCAGGCCGTTGAGTTGGTGGGAGCTCGCTCAGTGATTTTTGTTCCAGTTTTCCTTCTCACCAATGCTTTAACAGCTCTCAATCTCACGAGGGTGTACCGGCAGGTCTTTCTTGGTCGATCTCTGACAAAGACGCGTCGAGCGGCAGAGGTGAACTGGCAGATGGCCTTCCCGATGGTGTCTCTTGCCGTGATTGTTGTGTTAACTCCGCTCCTTTTGATTCGTCTGGAGTCTCTTGATGGTTTGCTTGCTTTCCCGCTGTGGGCGGCTGCTGTTGTGGTGGGTAGTGGACTGATCGGTTTGTTGGTAGGAGCTTTCATCCCCCTCAACAAAGCCTGGTCTCGATCTCTCAATCCGGTGCTGCGTTGGTTCCAGGACCTTCTTGAAAATGATTTCTATACCGAAAGATTTTATCGCTTGACGATCGTTAATGTAGTGGCCTTATTCTCGAAGCTTGCTTACAGCTTTGATCGAAATGTTGTTGATGGATTACTGCATGGCCTTGCTCGATTCTCACTTCAGAGTGCAGAAGGCCTGAAGTTGAGTATCAGTGGCCGAAGTCAAAGCTATCTTCTAACTGTAATCGCTGCGATTGTGTTGCTTTTGTCATCCCTGAGCTGGTGGCTGAACTGA
- a CDS encoding BMC domain-containing protein: MATPSPRRRSSADSARSTPASKAATSTSAAAKATVDVKPVASASAPATRSSARSASRGTPTSGGSGKGSSLQASPSPSSRPAFGIALGMIETRGMVPAIEAADAMTKAAEVQLISREYVGGGYVTVMVRGETGAVNAAVRAGADACERVGDGLVAAHIIARPHDEVEPALSCTNVTRRM; the protein is encoded by the coding sequence ATGGCCACTCCTTCACCCCGTCGACGTTCCAGCGCAGACTCCGCTAGGTCAACACCAGCTAGCAAAGCTGCTACCTCCACCTCAGCAGCAGCGAAGGCAACTGTGGATGTGAAGCCTGTAGCGAGCGCGTCTGCTCCTGCAACAAGATCGTCTGCTCGCAGCGCCTCGAGAGGGACACCTACAAGTGGAGGTAGTGGAAAAGGATCTTCGCTTCAGGCTTCTCCGAGCCCTTCTTCCAGGCCTGCCTTCGGTATCGCTCTTGGCATGATTGAGACCCGAGGCATGGTTCCGGCAATTGAGGCTGCTGATGCAATGACAAAAGCTGCCGAAGTTCAGCTTATTAGTCGTGAATACGTCGGGGGTGGATACGTCACTGTGATGGTTCGTGGAGAGACCGGAGCGGTGAACGCTGCCGTTCGCGCTGGAGCTGATGCCTGTGAGCGTGTTGGAGATGGCCTTGTGGCTGCCCATATCATTGCTCGGCCTCACGATGAAGTGGAGCCAGCTCTCTCTTGTACGAATGTGACGCGGCGGATGTGA
- a CDS encoding carboxysome peptide B has product MEIMQVMGTLVCTFRVGGLDHMHLRILKNNKGKKLVAVDPVGAREGNWVFTASGSAARHACPDNTVLTDLTIGGIIDHWMPDG; this is encoded by the coding sequence ATGGAAATCATGCAGGTGATGGGAACTTTGGTGTGTACTTTCCGCGTCGGAGGTTTGGACCATATGCACCTGCGAATTCTTAAAAACAACAAGGGTAAAAAACTCGTTGCTGTTGACCCTGTTGGAGCTCGAGAAGGTAACTGGGTGTTTACGGCTAGTGGTTCTGCTGCACGCCATGCCTGTCCAGATAACACTGTTCTCACAGACCTCACCATCGGTGGAATCATCGACCACTGGATGCCAGATGGATAA
- a CDS encoding carboxysome peptide A gives MLIVKVVKPLVSTNRIPDFEHKHLQVVLDGSTQKVAVDAVGAKPGDWVICVSSSAAREAAGSKSYPSDLTIVGIIDHWDPDPPKPSSASKEAKS, from the coding sequence ATGCTTATCGTCAAGGTCGTCAAGCCACTGGTTTCTACAAATCGCATTCCTGATTTTGAACACAAACACCTTCAGGTGGTTTTAGACGGCAGCACCCAAAAGGTGGCCGTCGATGCTGTTGGCGCGAAGCCCGGTGATTGGGTGATTTGCGTCAGCAGTTCTGCAGCTAGAGAAGCTGCAGGAAGTAAGTCGTATCCCAGCGATCTCACCATTGTTGGGATCATTGACCATTGGGATCCCGACCCACCGAAGCCATCATCTGCATCGAAAGAGGCCAAGAGCTAA
- a CDS encoding carboxysome shell carbonic anhydrase — MVRSVPSRGGRPLSPSAPTRRQLQQERADSLSPAEPKQADSNPLSARDASLQRRRALTTSGKAAVLTQGTLGAGRVRTSQDSRRSVPQQPGWVRRDQKSSSALSSSSKRSTSNRSTSNRPAFNRLHPLTDSVANDHLRSYELEVKGRFERIVPVLQKISALQHQADFIDQAQLLARRELGFDLPKHILERAWVRPLDMRALYAWCVFESHRVFSDCFFQSDPLAASSGSEAAQTFERFLLDCGFHLLDVTPCADGRLAHSIAYALRIPFSSVRRRSHAGALFDVENTVNRWVKTEHRRYRESIPNAASQDTRYLKVVTYHFSSLDPSHQGCAAHGSDDKLAASAGYQRLLDFRQAVENSFCCGASVDLLLIGLDTDTDAIRVHPPASDSSTQLDRWVSAQDLYQATSTMSPDQALIQIAEAVESGAPGTMDSGMVSLITRLMANNISQIDYVSDLHDGPYPDAGHAERFIGVGIGFKEVHLRNLTYFAHLDTVEEGAPDLDVGVKIFKGLNVSRDLPIPVVIRFDYSSSVPGARERAISDCQRVNSAISNRYSDLVCDGLLHTCLTIRDRTQTSPAEVVGSTLDPVVQEAH, encoded by the coding sequence ATGGTCCGCTCTGTGCCTTCCCGCGGCGGGCGACCTCTGTCTCCCTCCGCTCCCACTCGACGTCAGCTGCAACAAGAGAGAGCTGATTCTTTGTCTCCCGCTGAGCCCAAGCAAGCTGATTCCAATCCGCTCTCGGCCCGTGATGCCTCTCTTCAAAGACGGCGTGCGCTCACCACATCGGGCAAGGCTGCTGTCTTGACTCAAGGCACGCTTGGTGCCGGTCGCGTCAGGACAAGCCAAGACAGTCGGCGTTCAGTGCCGCAACAGCCAGGCTGGGTCCGTCGCGATCAAAAGTCTTCAAGTGCACTGTCAAGCAGTTCGAAGCGTTCAACATCCAACCGTTCAACATCCAACCGTCCAGCATTTAATCGCCTGCATCCCTTAACGGATTCAGTTGCTAATGACCATTTACGGTCCTATGAACTGGAAGTTAAGGGTCGCTTCGAAAGGATTGTTCCGGTCCTTCAAAAGATTTCAGCACTTCAACATCAAGCTGACTTTATAGATCAAGCTCAGCTGTTAGCCCGACGTGAACTTGGATTTGACTTACCCAAGCACATTCTTGAGCGTGCCTGGGTTCGCCCATTAGATATGAGGGCGCTCTACGCGTGGTGTGTTTTTGAGTCGCATCGTGTCTTTAGTGATTGCTTTTTTCAGAGCGATCCTCTCGCTGCCTCTTCAGGCAGTGAAGCGGCGCAAACGTTTGAACGCTTTCTTCTCGATTGTGGCTTCCATCTCCTCGATGTGACGCCTTGTGCTGATGGTCGGCTGGCTCATTCCATTGCTTACGCCTTACGGATTCCGTTCAGCTCAGTGCGTCGTCGCTCCCATGCCGGTGCCTTGTTTGACGTCGAAAATACGGTCAACAGATGGGTCAAAACAGAACACCGGCGTTATCGCGAGTCCATCCCTAACGCGGCTAGTCAAGACACCCGTTATCTCAAGGTCGTGACCTATCACTTCAGTTCCTTGGACCCCAGCCATCAGGGCTGCGCTGCCCACGGAAGTGATGACAAATTGGCAGCCTCAGCTGGATATCAGCGCCTTCTTGATTTCAGACAAGCTGTTGAGAACAGCTTTTGTTGTGGTGCTTCCGTTGATTTGTTGTTGATTGGACTCGATACCGATACTGATGCGATCAGGGTTCATCCACCCGCAAGCGACAGTTCAACTCAGTTAGATCGATGGGTGTCAGCTCAAGATCTTTATCAGGCAACGTCCACCATGTCTCCTGATCAGGCATTAATTCAGATCGCTGAAGCTGTTGAATCTGGTGCGCCTGGAACGATGGATTCGGGAATGGTCTCCTTGATTACGCGCTTAATGGCTAACAATATTTCTCAGATTGATTACGTATCCGATCTTCATGATGGTCCTTATCCCGATGCCGGTCATGCAGAGCGTTTTATTGGTGTAGGTATTGGTTTTAAAGAAGTCCATTTGCGAAATCTTACATATTTTGCCCACCTAGATACTGTTGAAGAAGGGGCACCTGATTTGGATGTTGGTGTGAAAATCTTTAAAGGCTTAAACGTTTCACGTGATTTGCCGATTCCCGTTGTGATCCGTTTTGATTATTCAAGCTCCGTGCCTGGTGCGCGCGAACGAGCGATTTCAGATTGTCAGAGAGTTAACTCTGCCATTTCCAATCGTTACTCCGATCTCGTTTGTGATGGCCTACTCCATACCTGTTTGACTATTCGAGATCGAACTCAAACATCTCCTGCAGAAGTTGTAGGGTCCACACTCGATCCTGTAGTTCAGGAGGCTCACTGA